Genomic segment of Dromiciops gliroides isolate mDroGli1 chromosome 3, mDroGli1.pri, whole genome shotgun sequence:
ccatttttccatttctgtcatattagtgaatcaatctgataagtatgagtagtacttcaatttattttatttatatttctctaataagGTGATATCctgttttagaaaatattttcatataactatagattgctttgatatcttcatctgaaaactgctgtttatatcctttgtccatttattaTGGACTAAcatgaattcttataaatttaatgtaattttctatatatttgagaaatgaggcctctatcagaGAAAATCTCCCTTGTTTTTGAACAAAGACTTACCATATTGCTAAAATTTCCTATCTTCAAAAATCTTATATATAATACTTCAAAATATATTGTACTAGACATCTAGGTGCTATGTCAATTTGGATGTTCTTTCTCTAAAGGACAAATCCTTGGATTTATAATAAACAATTACCTACTAATTTAAGATTTCAacatgtatgttatctcatttgatccttactactACCCCCTtaagttagatgctattattatggtTACTTTATGAGGCTAAGTGCAGGgataatgacttgcctaggttcacactaataataagtgcctgaggcaagatttgaattcaagtcttactgagtacaaatccagtgCAGCTTGTTGGGTCTATTGATGTGTACTTTGGAGGGTATATCCATATTGATGAGAGCTCAGATTTTCAAGAATTACTGAATATTGAAGGGTTAGAAAATAGATGAGTAAAATAACATGCTGTGAATTCAGGAATATTTGATATAAAGTAAAAAGATAAGAATTTGGGAGTTAGGAACTGAGAAGTTATTGAATATGTCCCACACCCCCTAGTTCTTGCAAGGATAACCTTGCTATACAGTTATCTTGGCTCTGGTGAAATTCTTTTATTGATTGGTAATTCTCCACTTTGGACAAACCTGATCATTTAAACCATTCTAATTATTatagattatttattttattaaagtaaaactgtttccctttattttatattcagtGGTCCATATTTGCCCATCTTGAGTCATGTAGAATAATTCTTCAAAGTATcccttcatatatttgaaagcaGCTGTCCAGATTGACTTTAACCTTGTCTTATCCAAAATAATTATCCCCAATTCTTTCAACTGTTCCTCATAGGTAATAACTTCCagatcctgggcagctaggtggtgcagtggatagagtaccggccctggattcaggaggacctgagatcaaatttagcctcagacacttgacacttactagctgtgtgacactgggcaagtcacttaaccccaatttcctcacaaaaaaaaaaacaacaacaacaacaaaagaaaaataaataaataacttccaGACCCATaagtatgcttttaaaaaaatatattattctataTGTACATTGATGTATTTATttcattcctaaaatgtggtattcTGAACAGAAAGCAATTAatcatatataaaacatttccattttagttatgttgtataagaaaattcaagtaaaagaaaaaaagtaaataaaaaagtaaaaaaatagcaagCTTGAGtcagtatttaataaaaataagttatttctCTAGACATAGTTTATCCGTCATTactcctttggtattgtcttagaACATTATATTGCTGACAGTAGCTAAATCATTCAAAGTTTTTCATCAAATAGTTCTGTTACTGTCTACAGCATTCttatggttctgttcacttcactatacatcagttcatgtaagtctttccaggtttttctggaatcattctgcttattatttcttatagcacaataatatttcattgcaatcatagaccacagcttgtttagccattccccaattgatggacatactTTTGATTTggaattcttagccaccacaaaaagagttgctatcaatatttttgtacaaatagttccttttcccttttttggacatctttgtgatatagacctaatagttgtattgctgaatcaaagggtatgcagttttataatcctttgggttTACctccaatttgctctccagaatggttggatcaattcaaaaCTCcttcaacaatgcattagtgggagccaagatggcagaaaggaagcagcaagctgcctgagctctccttctgttcactcaaaaagaacattaaatcaaacctctggaaggattctgaaacttcagaacctgcaaagagacagagagacacagtcttccaaccagagataatttagaagacttcaggaaaaggtcattCTGACTTGGGCAAAAAGGAGGCACAGTGGAGAGCAGTAGCCCAGCaccaagggggttggggcaagtcagtaggagctgcgggccacagccgatcAACTGaagcccctggaacctggttcaaaaatctggtggccaaaaaggatagtggaaaaacctacctgcactggccgggagGGCGATGAATGGGTCAGGTGGGACGCCAGGaagggcgcctggctggccaagcacacccagacaggaagggcagggcaggggatctccacacaccataaaggcctcagagtaaaaagctggtcacacagcacctatacccctgcacaagaagcccaaaacagggaccctggttcccccagagcagacctcaacttaaaaaataaataaataagctgcaataatgagtaagaagcaaaaaagagccctctccattgagagcttctgtatcaataaggAAGAAGCTAATgaaaattcagatgaggacaatagcctcaaattgcctacatgtgaagcctcacgagggaaggtgaattggtctcaggaacaaaaagccttcctggaggagctcaaaaaggattttaaaaatcaattgagcgctcctgggaaagagagaaggagccTCGGCCGGTGGGGAGAGGAGCTACTCGGCGCCAGCGGGAGGGGACCGCGCCTGCCGCACCTGGGCTCACAAGCAAGGCCAGATCCAGGGTCTGCACCCTCGAATCATCACAGAAGGATTTGAAGCTGCCAAGACGAAGGCCCTCGAAGTCTTGGATCAGATAAAAATAAGCAAGGAAATAGATTGAGAAATCCTCATTGATGTGGCCCAGACATCCCTGGGCACCAAAGTTAATGCCGACCTGGCCGACATGCTGACAGAGGCGGTGGTAGACTCAGTGCTGGCTATCAGGAAGCCAGGTGAACCTGTCGATCTTTTCATGGTAGAGATAATGGAGATGAAGCATAAATCGGAAACTGACACAACGTTGATCAGAGGACTGGTCTTGGATCATGGTGTCCGACATCCTGATatgaagaaaagaatagaagatgCTTACATTCTTACATGCAACGTGTCATTAGAATATgaaaaaacagaagtgaattctGGATTTTTTTACAAAAgtgcagaagagagagagaaactagtaAAAGCCGAAAGGAAATTCATTGAAGATAGAGTAAAGAAAATAgtggaactgaaaagaaaagtGTGTGGTGATTCAGACAAAGGATTTGTTGTTATTAATCAAAAGGGAATTGACCCGTTTTCTTTAGATGCTCTTGCAAAAGAAGGCATAGTAGCTCTCCGCAgagcaaaaagaagaaatatggagAGGTTGACTCTTGCATGTGGTGGGATGGCCATGAATTCTCTAGATGACCTAAGTGCTGATTGTTTGGGACATGCAGGACTTGTCTATGAATACACACTGGGAGAAGAGAAATTCACCTTTATTGAAAAATGTGGCAATCCTCGATCTGTCACGCTGTTGATCAAAGGACCAAATAAGCACACAATTACGCAGATCAAGGATGCAGTAAGAGACGGTCTGAGAGCTGTCAAGAACACCATTGAAGATGGCTGTGTGGTTCCTGGTGCTGGCACAGTGGAGGTAGCTATAGCTGAAGCTCTTATCCAACATAAGCCCAATGTCAAGGGAAGGGCCCGTCTTGGAGTGCAAGCTTTTGCTGATGCATTGCTCATTATTCCCAAGGTTCTTGCTCAGAACTCTGGCTTTGACCTTCAGGAGACACTAGTTACAGGCCGAACATTCGGAGTCAGGACAGCTTGTTGGTGTTGACCTAAAGACAGATGAGCCAGTTAATGCGGCTGAAGCTGGCATCTGGGATAACTATTGTGTCAAGAAGCAGCTGCTTCACTCTTGCACTGTGATTGCcaccaatattctcctggttgaTGAGATCATGCGTGCTGGAATGTCTTCTCTGAAAGGTTGAGTGGAATCAGAGGTTTCCGTCTTAATCAGCTGAATCATGAAGGCCCtacagaaagaacaacaaaatgtgtGTTTGGCGGCAGAATTTTTCTTGCCAGCCACCAAAGGATTTTCCAAAGAATAATTGTTTTTCTTACTGTTGCAGTAAACCTTGTTTCTCAAACTGAAATTATTGGCCCGTATTCAAATGTAAGGTCCTAAAATTGAttacagtatttattttttttttaattgcactgAGGCCTACAATTAAAGCTGCGGTCCTTTTTACCCAATCGATAATCGTCCTGCCTGGCTTCATGTCTTGTGTTAGTAGCTCTGGTGTGCAGCTTAGACCTTGCTCGTTTCTTCATTGTGTCCCATAGAGTTGTGCTTGGTTTTACAATGTCTGACTTCTCCAGTGGCTTCGTTCTGTCTAAATCTAGACACAAAGGGGGCTTGAAGGTTTCTCATCATTGAGATGAATTCTACCTTCTGCAACCACTTTTCTGTTCTAGTGCAAGCCCTAAAGCATAAAAGCTTTtgttgaaagtaaaaaaaaaatcaattgagagaggtagaagaaaaaagggggagagaaatgaaagcaaaacaagaaaactatgaaaaaagaatcagcagcttggaaaaggaagcacaaagattgactggccaaatggaaaaaaagtgcataatttcactgaagaaaacaatgccttaaaaaattcagttggccaaatggaaaaaaaggtgcataatctcattgaagaaaacagtgccttaaaaattcatttggccaaataaaaaaaaaaaggtgcataatcttactgaagaaaacaatgctttaaaaattaaaattggacagttggaatataaggaatccatgagacaccaggaatcagtcaagcaaaatcaaaagaattaaaaaatagaagaaaatgtgaaatacctcattagaaagacaactgatctggaaaacagatcgaggagagacaatttgagaatcattggactgcctgaaagccatgaccagaaaaagaatctagacaccatattccatgaatttattaaggagaactgccctgatatcatagaatcagaggataaaatcatcattgaaagaatccaccaatcacctcctgaaagagaccccaaaaggaaaactccaaggaatattgtagccaaattccagaactatcaggtgaaggagaaaataatccaagcagccagaaagaagccatttaaatatcatggagccacagtcaggattgctcagtacctgacagcttcaacattaaaggaccgcaaggcttggaatatgatattccagaaggcaaaggagcttggattgcagccaagaatctattacccagcaaaaatgtgcattttctttcaggagaaaagatggacatttaatgacattggggactttcagtctttcctggtgaaaagaccagaactgaatagaaaatttgatctcaacatacaagactcaagagaagtttaaaaaggtaaacagagggggagaaaaaaaaaggttaccctattaggttaaactgtttatatccctacttGGGAAGTTAATACTCAAAACTtgtaagaactgtaaatgtatttgcgcagagagaaggactttacacagagggtataaatataaattgtctttgatgtgatgatacaaaaaaaaaattttaaggggataaaaagggagtctatggggaggagaggaaaggggaggtggaaggggatgaattatatgaagaggtgaaaaaacaacctattacaatagagggaaagaaaggaggggtgaacattgtttcaaccctattctcattagatttgattcaaagagggaatatcatatatgttcattgggataaagaaacttaactcattctttagggaatcaaaaggggaagggaaagggggggactgatagaagggaggacaaaagcaagggagaaaagggtaaagaaaagagagggggtgaaaaaaagggagggcagattgggggaggcaggagtaagaagtaaaacgtctgtgaggaggaatagggtgaaagaagggggggaaagtacaaagggggtaaacagaatggaggggaatagacagtcagtaataaaaactgtgaatgtgaatgggatgaactctgctataaaacagaagcgaattgtagagtggattaaaaaccagaatcctacaatatgctgtttacaagaaacacatttgaagcagagagatacacaccaagtaaaggtaaaaggctggagtagaatatattatgtttcagttaaagtaaaaaaagcaggggtagcaatccttatctaagacaaagtgcaggcaaaaatagacctcattaaaagagataaggaaggaaattatatcttgcttaaaggtactatagataatgaagtaatatcaatattgaatatgtatgcaccaagtggtataacatccaagttcttaaaggagaagttaaatgagttacaagaggaattagacagtaatactatactagtggggtatctgaatctcctcctctcagaattagataaatctagccaaaaaataaatacgaaagaagtgaaagaggtgaatagattactagaaaagttagacatgatagatgtctggagaaaattgaatggggttagaaaggaatatacctttttctcagcagtacatggcacattttcaaaaattgaccacgtattagggcacaaaaacatcatacttaaatgtagaaagggagaaatagtaaatgcatccttctcagatcatgatgcaataaaaattacatgtaagaaagagtcagggaaaagtagaatgaaaatcaattggaaactaaataatttcattctaaataatgaatgggccaaacaagaaatcatagaaacaatcaataactatatccaagaaaatgacaataatgagacaacataccaaaatctatgggatgcagccaaagcagtgcttatgggaaaatttatagctcccactgcttacatgaataacaaagagaaagaggagattaatgaactggacatgcaacttaaaaagctagaaaaagaacaaattagaaatctccaattagatactaaattagagaacctgaaaatcaaaggagaaattaataagattgaaagcaaaaaaactatagaattaatcaataaaactaagagctggtttatgaaaaaaccaataaaatagataaaatattggttaatttgattaaaaaaaagaaagaagaaaaccaaattaccagtatcaaaaatgaaaaagggaatgttaccaccaatgaagtggaaattaaatcaataattaggaattattttgcccaactgtatgccaataaatttgacaatctaaatgaaatggatgaatatttacaaagatacaaactgcccaggttaactgaagaggaaataaagtccttatataaacccatattagaaaaagaaattgaacaagccattaatgaactacctaagaaaaaatccccagggccagatgggtttatgggtgaattttaccaaacatttaaagaacaattaattccaatattatacaaattatttggaaaaataggtgaagaaggagttctaccaaattcgttttatgacacaaatctggtggtgataccaaaaccaggcaaagcaaaaacagagaaagaaaattatagaccaatttccctaatgaatattgatgctaaaatcttaaataagatattagcaaggagattacagcaagtgatcaacaggataatacactatgaccaggtgggatttataccaggaatgcagggctggttcaacattaggaaaactattaacataatcaaccacatcaataaaaaaccaaccaaaatcatatgattatctcaatagatgcagagaaagcttttgacaaaatacagcagccattcctaataaaaacactagagagtttaggaatgggtggagctttccttaaaataataaccagtatctacctaaagccatcagcacgTATTATATGCAAttgagataaattagaggccttcccaataagatcaggggtgaaacagggatgtccattatcacccctcttatttaatattgtcctagaaattttagctttagcaatcagagaaaggaattaaaggaattagaataggcaaggaagaaacaaaactatcactctttgcagatgatatgatggtatacttaaagaatcctagagaatcaactcaaaaattacttgaaacaactaacaactttagcaaagtagcaggatataaaataaatccacataaatcatcatcatttctatacatgaccaacaaagtccagcaacaagagatagaaagagaaattccatttaaagtaacggtagataatgtaaaatacttgggagtctacttgccaagaccaacccaggaactctatgaacacaactaccaaacactcttcacacaagtcaaatcaaatctaaataattggaaagatatcaattgcctcatggataggcagagctaatatagtaaaaatgataatactgcctaaattaatttagttattcagtgccataccaatcagactacctaaaaattatttaatagaactagaaaaactaataacaaaattcatctggaaaaacaaaaaatcaagaatatccagggaaataatgaaaaaaaattcacaggaaggtgagttagcggtaccaaacctggagctttactataaagcagcagtcatcaaaactatctggtactggttaaaaaatagagtggtagatcaatggaataggctaggcacaggaaatgcagtagtaaatgacactagtaatgtagtgtttgataaacccaaagactccagcttctggcataggaactcagtatttgacaaaaactgctgggaaaactggaagatagtatggcagaaattaggcatagaccaacatcttacaccttatactaaaataaggtcaaaatggatacacgatttagacataagaggtgataccataggtaaattaggagagaaaaaggaatagtctacctatcagatctttggaaaggaaaacagtttctgaccaaacaagagatacagtatattataaaatgcaaaatggatgattttgattacattaaattaaaaaaattttgtacaaacagaagcaatgcatccaaaattagaagggaggcaggaagctgggaaacaatttttgtggccagtacttctgataaaggcctcatctctaaaaaatatagagaattaaatcaaatttataagaatccaagtcattccccaattgagaaatggtcaaaggatatgaacaggcagttttctgatgaagaaaccaaagctatctattcccatatgaaaaaatgctctaaatcactattgattagagagatgcaaattaaaacaactctgaggtaccacctgacacctatcagattagctaaaatgacaaaaaaggaaaatggtaaatgttgaagaagctgtgggaaaattggaacactaatgcattgttggtggagctgtgaactgatccaaccattctggagagcaatttggaattgtgcccaaagggcaataaagctgtgcataccctttgacccagcaataccacttttaggtcttttgcccaaagaaatcatggaaaggggaaagggacccacatgtacaaaaatatttatagctgctctttatgtggtggcaaggaattggaagttgaggggatgcccatcaattggggaatggctggacaagttgtggtatatgaatacaatgaaatagtattgtgctgtaagaaccgatgagcaggaggagttcagagaaacctggagggtcttgcgtgggctgatgatgagtgagatgagcagaaccagaagaacattgtacacagtatcatcaacattgagtgttgatctactgtgatggattatattcttctcaccaatgcaatggtacagaagagttccagggaactcatgatagaagaggatctccaaatccaaggaaaaaaaaaaagaactgtggagtatagatgctgaatgaaccatactatttcttttgtttttggtgctgttgttttttctattttgaggtttttcatcattgctctgattttttctcttataacaggactaatgcagaaataggattaatgttcttatgtgtatatatatatatatgtatatgtgtgtgtatgtgtatatgtatatgtatatgtatatagatatagatatatagacatatatatatatatatatatatatatatatatatatatatatatatatatatatatatatatatatatatatatatatatataacctatatcagattacctgctgtctaggggagggagggagaaaaatctgaaattggaaagcttgtataaacaaaagttgagaactattttttcatgtaatgggaaaaaaattctttattaatttaaaaaaaacacaatgcattagtgtcccagtctTCACACATTgactccaacatccaacattttcctttttgtcattctAAAAGGTGGTACCACATAgctgttttaattggcatttttctgatcaatagctGAATGGTAATTTTTTAggctttttttaaagtgtgaatTCCTAATTTAGATTGTAAAAAATGAACTCTAATACAGCATTAGATTCTAAGAGC
This window contains:
- the LOC122746123 gene encoding LOW QUALITY PROTEIN: T-complex protein 1 subunit zeta-like (The sequence of the model RefSeq protein was modified relative to this genomic sequence to represent the inferred CDS: inserted 2 bases in 1 codon; substituted 1 base at 1 genomic stop codon) → MGQREGASAGGERSYSAPAGGDRACRTWAHKQGQIQGLHPRIITEGFEAAKTKALEVLDQIKISKEIDXEILIDVAQTSLGTKVNADLADMLTEAVVDSVLAIRKPGEPVDLFMVEIMEMKHKSETDTTLIRGLVLDHGVRHPDMKKRIEDAYILTCNVSLEYEKTEVNSGFFYKSAEEREKLVKAERKFIEDRVKKIVELKRKVCGDSDKGFVVINQKGIDPFSLDALAKEGIVALRRAKRRNMERLTLACGGMAMNSLDDLSADCLGHAGLVYEYTLGEEKFTFIEKCGNPRSVTLLIKGPNKHTITQIKDAVRDGLRAVKNTIEDGCVVPGAGTVEVAIAEALIQHKPNVKGRARLGVQAFADALLIIPKVLAQNSGFDLQETLVXQAEHSESGQLVGVDLKTDEPVNAAEAGIWDNYCVKKQLLHSCTVIATNILLVDEIMRAGMSSLKG